One region of Quercus lobata isolate SW786 chromosome 2, ValleyOak3.0 Primary Assembly, whole genome shotgun sequence genomic DNA includes:
- the LOC115975608 gene encoding putative dual specificity protein phosphatase DSP8, with product MKIEELEECEDGADDGVSGRQIVIVRSVDAKRAIVGAGARILFYPTLLYNVLRNKIESEFRWWDQVDQFLLLGAVPFPKDVPRLKQLGVGGVITLNEPYETLVPTSLYLAHEIDHLVIPTRDYLFAPSFVDISQAVDFIHQNASSGRTTYVHCKAGRGRSTTIVLCYLVRYKHMTPIDALEYVRSRRPRVLLAPSQWKAVQEYCKRESSTIACSPSGDAVLITKADLEGYHGNYDGDTGKQLAMVPKAAKARPMIARLSCFFASLKVSGGCLAVSRQLPVAEARAC from the exons ATGAAGATCGAGGAATTAGAGGAGTGTGAGGATGGAGCAGACGACGGCGTTTCGGGGAGGCAGATTGTGATTGTGAGGAGCGTTGACGCCAAGAGAGCCATCGTCGGAGCCGGTGCTCGGATCCTCTTTTACCCTACCCTTTTGTATAATGTGCTTCGCAACAAGATCGAGTCCGAGTTCAGATGGTGGGACCAAGTTGACCAG TTCTTGCTGCTGGGTGCGGTTCCATTTCCCAAAGATGTTCCACGGTTGAAGCAGCTTGGTGTGGGTGGTGTCATTACTTTGAATGAACCTTATGAAACTTTGGTTCCCACATCCTTATATCTT GCCCATGAGATTGACCACCTAGTAATTCCCACAAGAGATTATCTCTTTGCTCCTTCATTTGTGGATATCAGCCAAGCTGTGGACTTCATTCACC AGAACGCATCTTCTGGTCGAACTACGTATGTTCACTGTAAAGCTGGGCGAGGAAGGAGTACAACCATTGTTCTTTGCTATTTG GTGAGGTACAAGCACATGACACCTATTGATGCCCTGGAATATGTGCGGTCTAGAAGACCTCGGGTGCTGCTAGCGCCTTCACAGTGGAAG GCTGTTCAAGAGTACTGCAAGCGTGAATCATCTACAATTGCATGCTCTCCTTCAGGGGATGCAGTTCTGATAACAAAAGCTGATCTTGAAGGATATCATGGCAATTATGATGGTGATACTGGTAAGCAGCTGGCCATGGTCCCCAAAGCAGCAAAGGCTCGGCCAATGATAGCAAGGCTATCTTGTTTTTTTGCATCCTTGAAAGTTTCTGGTGGTTGTTTAGCAGTGTCTAGGCAGCTGCCGGTAGCAGAGGCACGTGCTTGCTAA
- the LOC115975607 gene encoding NAC domain-containing protein 75-like isoform X1 translates to MNKSSLGSISSSDLIDAKLEEHQMCGSKHCPGCGHKLEGKPDWLGLPAGVKFDPTDQELIEHLEAKVEAKDMKSHPLIDEFIPTIEGEDGICYTHPEKLPGVTRDGLSRHFFHRPSKAYTTGTRKRRKIQTECDLQGGETRWHKTGKTRPVMVNGKQKGCKKILVLYTNFGKNRKPEKTNWVMHQYHLGQHEEEKEGELVVSKIFYQTQPRQCNWSDRSATTGEGNSDPNSRRDSGSGSCSSKEVVPHRDDMSAAGVAPISGYSAIDIQQLKSDHFSFAPLRKSFDEVGIAEASTAREAPASGTCEELRDHQRPHPMAHEHHHQQQQHHHAHHQLATTAFHISRPSHPISTIISPPPLHHTSIILDQDPYHVPRIMLQNENFQQQQQQQQQQQQQQQHHKLGGRSASGLEELIMGCTSTNIKEESSITNPQEAEWLKYSSFWPDPDNPDHHG, encoded by the exons ATGAATAAGAGTAGTTTGGGCTCCATCAGCAGCTCTGATCTCATCGATGCCAAGCTTGAAGAGCATCAAATGTGTGGATCCAAGCACTGTCCCGGTTGTGGACACAAGCTTGAGGGAAAGCCG GATTGGTTAGGTCTACCTGCAGGAGTGAAATTTGATCCTACAGACCAAGAATTGATCGAACACCTTGAAGCAAAGGTAGAGGCCAAAGACATGAAATCTCACCCTTTGATAGATGAGTTTATCCCTACTATTGAAGGAGAAGATGGGATTTGCTATACCCATCCAGAAAAACTTCCAG GAGTCACAAGAGATGGTTTGAGCAGGCATTTCTTCCATAGACCATCGAAAGCTTACACAACTGGgacaagaaagagaagaaaaattcaaaccGAATGTGACTTGCAAGGTGGTGAAACAAGGTGGCACAAGACTGGCAAAACTAGGCCTGTAATGGTGAATGGCAAGCAAAAAGGGTGCAAGAAAATACTAGTCCTTTATAcaaattttggcaaaaacagAAAACCCGAAAAGACCAACTGGGTCATGCATCAATACCACCTTGGTCAAcatgaagaagagaaagaaggggAGCTTGTGGTTTCAAAGATATTCTATCAGACACAGCCAAGACAATGCAATTGGTCTGATAGGAGTGCAACCACTGGCGAAGGAAACAGTGACCCCAATAGCAGGAGAGATAGTGGTAGTGGAAGTTGTTCTTCCAAGGAAGTAGTTCCTCATAGAGATGACATGTCTGCAGCTGGGGTTGCTCCAATATCAGGTTACAGTGCCATTGACATTCAACAGTTAAAATCTGACCATTTCAGCTTTGCCCCACTCAGGAAAAGCTTTGATGAG GTAGGGATAGCAGAGGCTTCAACAGCAAGGGAAGCACCGGCATCAGGCACGTGCGAAGAGTTGCGAGATCATCAGAGGCCACATCCTATGGCCCATGAGCACCATCACCAACAGCAACAACATCACCATGCACACCATCAGCTTGCAACTACAGCCTTCCACATCAGCAGACCTTCACATCCCATTTCAACCATCATTTCACCACCTCCACTCCATCACACCTCTATTATTCTCGACCAAGACCCGTACCATGTCCCCAGAATAATGCTCCAAAATGAGAATTTCCAG cagcaacaacaacaacagcagcagcagcagcagcagcaacagcatCATAAACTTGGAGGAAGGTCTGCATCAGGTTTAGAGGAACTCATAATGGGTTGCACTTCAACTAATATCAAAGAA GAATCATCCATCACAAATCCTCAAGAGGCAGAATGGTTGAAGTATTCTTCATTCTGGCCTGACCCTGACAACCCGGATCATCATGGGTAG
- the LOC115975607 gene encoding NAC domain-containing protein 75-like isoform X2 — protein sequence MNKSSLGSISSSDLIDAKLEEHQMCGSKHCPGCGHKLEGKPDWLGLPAGVKFDPTDQELIEHLEAKVEAKDMKSHPLIDEFIPTIEGEDGICYTHPEKLPGVTRDGLSRHFFHRPSKAYTTGTRKRRKIQTECDLQGGETRWHKTGKTRPVMVNGKQKGCKKILVLYTNFGKNRKPEKTNWVMHQYHLGQHEEEKEGELVVSKIFYQTQPRQCNWSDRSATTGEGNSDPNSRRDSGSGSCSSKEVVPHRDDMSAAGVAPISGYSAIDIQQLKSDHFSFAPLRKSFDEVGIAEASTAREAPASGTCEELRDHQRPHPMAHEHHHQQQQHHHAHHQLATTAFHISRPSHPISTIISPPPLHHTSIILDQDPYHVPRIMLQNENFQQQQQQQQQQQQQQHHKLGGRSASGLEELIMGCTSTNIKEESSITNPQEAEWLKYSSFWPDPDNPDHHG from the exons ATGAATAAGAGTAGTTTGGGCTCCATCAGCAGCTCTGATCTCATCGATGCCAAGCTTGAAGAGCATCAAATGTGTGGATCCAAGCACTGTCCCGGTTGTGGACACAAGCTTGAGGGAAAGCCG GATTGGTTAGGTCTACCTGCAGGAGTGAAATTTGATCCTACAGACCAAGAATTGATCGAACACCTTGAAGCAAAGGTAGAGGCCAAAGACATGAAATCTCACCCTTTGATAGATGAGTTTATCCCTACTATTGAAGGAGAAGATGGGATTTGCTATACCCATCCAGAAAAACTTCCAG GAGTCACAAGAGATGGTTTGAGCAGGCATTTCTTCCATAGACCATCGAAAGCTTACACAACTGGgacaagaaagagaagaaaaattcaaaccGAATGTGACTTGCAAGGTGGTGAAACAAGGTGGCACAAGACTGGCAAAACTAGGCCTGTAATGGTGAATGGCAAGCAAAAAGGGTGCAAGAAAATACTAGTCCTTTATAcaaattttggcaaaaacagAAAACCCGAAAAGACCAACTGGGTCATGCATCAATACCACCTTGGTCAAcatgaagaagagaaagaaggggAGCTTGTGGTTTCAAAGATATTCTATCAGACACAGCCAAGACAATGCAATTGGTCTGATAGGAGTGCAACCACTGGCGAAGGAAACAGTGACCCCAATAGCAGGAGAGATAGTGGTAGTGGAAGTTGTTCTTCCAAGGAAGTAGTTCCTCATAGAGATGACATGTCTGCAGCTGGGGTTGCTCCAATATCAGGTTACAGTGCCATTGACATTCAACAGTTAAAATCTGACCATTTCAGCTTTGCCCCACTCAGGAAAAGCTTTGATGAG GTAGGGATAGCAGAGGCTTCAACAGCAAGGGAAGCACCGGCATCAGGCACGTGCGAAGAGTTGCGAGATCATCAGAGGCCACATCCTATGGCCCATGAGCACCATCACCAACAGCAACAACATCACCATGCACACCATCAGCTTGCAACTACAGCCTTCCACATCAGCAGACCTTCACATCCCATTTCAACCATCATTTCACCACCTCCACTCCATCACACCTCTATTATTCTCGACCAAGACCCGTACCATGTCCCCAGAATAATGCTCCAAAATGAGAATTTCCAG caacaacaacaacagcagcagcagcagcagcagcaacagcatCATAAACTTGGAGGAAGGTCTGCATCAGGTTTAGAGGAACTCATAATGGGTTGCACTTCAACTAATATCAAAGAA GAATCATCCATCACAAATCCTCAAGAGGCAGAATGGTTGAAGTATTCTTCATTCTGGCCTGACCCTGACAACCCGGATCATCATGGGTAG